A genomic segment from Aspergillus puulaauensis MK2 DNA, chromosome 1, nearly complete sequence encodes:
- the APS2 gene encoding AP-2 complex subunit sigma (COG:U;~EggNog:ENOG410PMYN;~InterPro:IPR016635,IPR022775,IPR011012,IPR027156;~PFAM:PF01217;~go_component: GO:0030122 - AP-2 adaptor complex [Evidence IEA];~go_function: GO:0035615 - clathrin adaptor activity [Evidence IEA];~go_process: GO:0015031 - protein transport [Evidence IEA];~go_process: GO:0016192 - vesicle-mediated transport [Evidence IEA];~go_process: GO:0072583 - clathrin-dependent endocytosis [Evidence IEA]) encodes MVLSFILVQNRQGKTRLAKWYSPYSDDEKVKLKGEVHRLVAPRDQKYQSNFVEFKRSTKIVYRRYAGLFFCACVDATDNELAYLEAIHFFVEVLDQFFGNVCELDLVFNFYKVYAILDEVFLAGEIEETSKQVVLTRLEHLDKLE; translated from the exons ATGGTTCTCTCTTTCATACTTGTCCAGAATCGCCA GGGCAAGACCCGACTTGCGAAATGGTATTCGCCGTACAGT GATGATGAGAAAGTGAAACTCAAAGGCGAG GTTCATCGATTGGTGGCCCCACGAGATCAGAAGTACCAATCGAACTTTGTCGAATTCAAGCGAAGCACGAAGATTGTATACAGAAGATACGCGGGTCTTTTCTTCTGCGCATGCGTTGATGCGACGGATAATGAGTTGGCATACCTTGAGGCGATTCACTTCTTCGTGGAGGTCCTAGATCAATTCTTCGGCAACGTGTGCGAGCTAGACTTGGTTTTCAACTTCTATAAG GTATATGCAATCCTAGACGAAGTCTTCCTTGCAGGCGAAATCGAAGAGACGAGCAAACAAGTTGTTCTCACGAGGCTGGAACATTTGGATAAACTGGAGTGA
- the dph5 gene encoding diphthine synthase (BUSCO:EOG09263JW5;~COG:J;~EggNog:ENOG410PGKF;~InterPro:IPR035996,IPR014777,IPR000878,IPR014776, IPR004551;~PFAM:PF00590;~go_function: GO:0004164 - diphthine synthase activity [Evidence IEA];~go_function: GO:0008168 - methyltransferase activity [Evidence IEA];~go_process: GO:0017183 - peptidyl-diphthamide biosynthetic process from peptidyl-histidine [Evidence IEA]) produces the protein MLYLVGLGLADETDITVRGLEVVKKAERVYLEAYTSILLVDKAKLETFYGRPVIEADRELVETGSDDILANADKVDVAFLVVGDPFGATTHTDLVLRARELGIESKVIPNASIMSGIGCTGLQLYNFGQTVSMVFFTETWKPSSYYDRVKENVQLGLHTLVLLDIKVKEQSLENMARGRLIYEPPRYMTVAQCAGQMLETEEEREEGIWGPDSLAVGAARVGAADQKLVAGTLQELSQVDMGAPLHSLVLLGRRAHDLEKDYIRQFAVNGETFDASWKNGKYGSS, from the exons ATGCTCTATCTCGTGGGTTTGGGTCTTGCCGATGAAACGGACATAACAGTCCGTGGCCTCGAagtggtgaagaaggcggaaCGAGTCTACCTCGAAGCATACACAAGCATTCTTCTTGTCGATAAGGCCAAACTA GAAACATTCTATGGCCGTCCTGTTATTGAAGCCGACCGAGAGCTCGTCGAGACCGGTAGCGACGACATCCTCGCAAATGCGGACAAGGTGGATGTAGCTTTCCTCGTGGTTGGGGATCCCTTTGG AGCTACGACGCATAccgacctcgtcctccgcgCGCGCGAACTGGGCATCGAGTCCAAGGTTATCCCGAACGCCTCGATCATGTCCGGAATTGGCTGCACTGGTCTTCAGCTGTACAACTTTGGCCAAACAGTGAGCATGGTCTTCTTCACAGAGACCTGGAAGCCGTCCTCGTACTACGACCGTGTCAAGGAAAATGTCCAGCTAGGACTTCATACTCTTGTGCTGCTTGAcatcaaggtcaaggaacaGTCGTTGGAGAACATGGCAAGAGGACGCTTGATTTATGAACCCCCGAGGTACATGACCGTTGCGCAATGCGCTGGTCAAATGCTGGAAACCGAAGAAGAGCGGGAGGAGGGTATTTGGGGGCCAGACAGCCTTGCCGTGGGGGCTGCCCGAGTTGGGGCCGCAGATCAGAAACTGGTTGCGGGCACTCTGCAGGAACTAAGTCAAGTTGACATGGGCGCGCCACTACACAGTCTGGTCCTGTTGGGCCGCAGAGCGCATGATCTGGAGAAGGACTACATTCGGCAATTCGCCGTGAATGGGGAAACGTTTGACGCAAGTTGGAAGAATGGGAAATATGGTTCCAGTTGA
- a CDS encoding transcription factor domain-containing protein (COG:S;~EggNog:ENOG410PU9S;~InterPro:IPR036864,IPR007219,IPR001138;~PFAM:PF00172;~go_function: GO:0000981 - DNA-binding transcription factor activity, RNA polymerase II-specific [Evidence IEA];~go_function: GO:0003677 - DNA binding [Evidence IEA];~go_function: GO:0008270 - zinc ion binding [Evidence IEA];~go_process: GO:0006351 - transcription, DNA-templated [Evidence IEA];~go_process: GO:0006355 - regulation of transcription, DNA-templated [Evidence IEA]): MSSRRRNGQAASCEPCRKDKVRCDHETPSCGRCQKRNITSRCFYHPAPLTREMDSPTPQSRSQQIRRPAKERSRRESLRPPSSTPSSVEISIRSPETDQSLPPGYFGPTSFVSAFSGDSGCKLLPSNDETQVPGNSHSMLPSYWVPEMTKLLGILSEVSTIEQLVHGFYGASQSAILPNLLTFDLVTEMRGILEKDETPQTIYKKTTQILESTAQNFQMPPDIKGKDFHRLFRGTKMRLEIIGLVYAIAGRSCIFGLAHDRFPGHAEAASAARFQFARRMLTASNNAIHVCKLLTPVNDMTSWLLHENMLLSCMLHGDSSSPTWHRLGELSSCIFEVGLHRDCHKTENIPTFLREIRRRLFAAFYHSDKNMATFFGRPPHVSWRYCDCKPPLDISEDAIVGDDQDLERAMEELDNDGWNVHPTFRRTSWYRVRYIIAPFREEILELSLRPVYSEAAERLKDISFRCTQAWNSIPEHLRYSASDWKSSHPVGVRVMLIASHLLYLYNHFLIQRLLTQHDPSAETELLEVSSKILSAVLILGRQQESMIDIQRDFNSMIVLCGFPSASTLIKALQTQVRTGHPVPYTGSRAELIRNLSVFISHIDAMARPLTFNINHTLFERASKVFTNILDEVLESRLPVSSAATGAAEIEAGMRTSAVFEEDWSSSWTAEGMEFLDTLEFGAVFDQWVF; this comes from the exons ATGAGTTCACGCCGGCGTAATGGCCAGGCTGCATCCTGTGAACCCTGTCGGAAAGATAAAGTGCGCTGCGATCATGAAACCCCAAGCTGTGGACGGTGCCAGAAACGCAACATAACTAGTCGTTGTTTTTACCATCCAGCCCCGCTGACACGAGAAATGGACTCGCCGACTCCTCAATCCAGGTCACAGCAAATCCGGCGTCCTGCAAAAGAACGCAGTCGGAGGGAGAGCCTAAGGCCGCCTTCGTCTACGCCATCGTCAGTTGAGATTAGCATTCGGAGTCCAGAAACGGACCAATCTCTTCCACCGGGCTACTTCGGCCCTACGAGCTTTGTATCAGCCTTTTCTGGTGACTCGGGGTGTAAATTACTACCCTCAAATGATGAGACGCAGGTGCCAGGAAATAGCCACTCGATGTTACCCTCGTACTGGGTGCCTGAGATGACCAAGCTGTTGGGTATACTGAGTGAAGTTTCCACAATTGAACAGTTAGTGCATGGTTTCTATGGCGCAAGTCAATCCGCTATTCTTCCCAATCTTCTCACCTTCGACCTCGTGACCGAAATGCGAGGTATACTGGAAAAGGACGAGACTCCGCAGACTATATACAAGAAGACCACTCAGATTCTGGAGAGCACTGCCCAAAACTTCCAAATGCCCCCTGATATCAAAGGAAAGGACTTTCACAGGCTATTTAGAGGCACGAAAATGCGCCTAGAGATCATAGGTCTAGTATATGCTATTGCTGGACGGTCCTGCATTTTTGGGCTCGCCCACGATAGGTTTCCAGGGCACGCCGAGGCCGCATCTGCAGCACGTTTTCAGTTTGCACGAAGGATGTTGACGGCGAGCAATAATGCCATACATGTGTGCAAATTATTGACCCCGGTGAATGATATGACTAGTTGGCTTCTGCATGAAAATATGCTGCTGTCTTGTATGCTGCATGGGGACTCCA GTTCTCCAACTTGGCATAGGCTAGGAGAGTTATCTAGCTGCATCTTCGAAGTGGGCTTGCATCGTGACTGCCACAAGACAGAAAATATTCCCACGTTCCTGCGCGAGATACGGCGGAGGCTATTTGCTGCCTTTTACCATTCAGACAAGAATATGGCAACCTTTTTTGGACGTCCACCGCACGTATCCTGGCGATATTGCGACTGCAAGCCCCCTCTCGATATCAGTGAAGACGCCATAGTGGGTGACGATCAAGACCTCGAGCGAGCTATGGAAGAGTTAGATAACGATGGCTGGAATGTCCATCCTACCTTCCGTCGAACCTCCTGGTATCGAGTTCGATATATAATTGCACCATTCCGAGAGGAGATATTAGAGCTGTCTCTCCGACCCGTATACTCTGAAGCTGCAGAAAGATTAAA GGATATTTCCTTTCGTTGTACGCAAGCTTGGAACTCGATACCAGAGCATCTGCGTTACTCAGCCAGCGACTGGAAGAGTAGCCACCCCGTCGGAGTTCGCGTTATGCTGATTGCATCACACCTGCTGTACCTGTATAACCATTTCCTCATACAAAGGCTCCTCACACAGCATGACCCATCCGCCGAAACGGAATTACTCGAAGTTAGCTCGAAGATTCTCTCTGCCGTCTTGATTCTCGGCAGGCAACAAGAGTCTATGATCGATATCCAACGCGACTTCAACTCTATG ATTGTACTGTGCGGATTTCCAAGCGCTAGTACATTAATAAAGGCTCTCCAGACCCAAGTCCGAACCGGCCATCCAGTGCCCTATACCGGATCTAGGGCAGAGCTCATCCGAAACCTCAGCGTCTTCATCTCGCATATCGATGCGATGGCTCGACCGCTGACattcaacatcaaccacacGCTATTCGAACGTGCAAGTAAAGTGTTCACGAATATCCTAGATGAAGTCCTAGAATCTCGTCTACCGGTCTCATCTGCCGCTACGGGTGCTGCTGAGATTGAAGCGGGGATGAGAACCTCAGCAGTATTCGAGGAAGACTGGAGCAGTTCCTGGACTGCAGAAGGGATGGAGTTTCTGGATACCCTGGAGTTTGGCGCAGTTTTTGATCAATGGGTGTTTTGA
- the SPT3 gene encoding transcriptional regulator SPT3 (COG:K;~EggNog:ENOG410PHPH;~InterPro:IPR009072,IPR003195;~PFAM:PF02269;~go_function: GO:0046982 - protein heterodimerization activity [Evidence IEA];~go_process: GO:0006366 - transcription by RNA polymerase II [Evidence IEA]), whose amino-acid sequence MSSDRAPKYRQEIQQMMFVSGETAEPSIETTTLIEDIVRQQVIEILARSTILATRRGVRSISTDDLIFLIRHDKAKVSRLKTFLSWKDVRKNVKDSDDKGGGDAADFAGADDPMAGGVVAGPQDVASKPKNKRARVGLAWDVNSFYSIQVPERDDEEDEEEEEQNYATLQRLAAADERTKHMTREEYVFWSECRQASFTYRKSKRFREWAGFGIVTESKPNDDIVDILGFLTFEIVQTLTEEALKVKEREDREKTRRGGSENGAEDTKKRKRETGLFDPPEEGRTPVEPRHIREAYRKLQATPNKNIAMLLHNGRLPARTPLRLI is encoded by the exons ATGTCGTCTGATCGTGCTCCGAAGTACCGGCAGGAAATCCAGCAG ATGATGTTCGTCTCTGGAGAGACCGCTGAGCCATCTATCGAGACCACCACTCTTATTGAGGATATTGTGCGACAGCAAGTTATTGAAATT CTCGCTCGCAGTACGATATTGGCTACTCGCCGTGGAGTTCGATCTATATCCACTGATGATTTGATCTTTTTAATTCGCCATGATAAAGCCAAAGTCTCCCGCCTGAAGACTTTCCTATCATGGAAAGATGTGCGCAAGAACGTGAAAGATTCTGACGACAAGGGCGGCGGTGATGCAGCTGATTTTGCGGGTGCTGATGACCCAATGGCTGGGGGCGTCGTTGCGGGACCCCAGGACGTCGCGTCTAAGCCCAAAAACAAGAGGGCCCGGGTCGGACTTGCGTGGGATGTTAACAGCTTCTACTCTATTCAAGTACCTGAGAgggatgacgaagaagacgaagaagaagaggagcagaACTATGCGACGCTTCAACGTCTTGCCGCCGCAGATGAGCGAACCAAGCACATGACAAGAGAAGAATACGTGTTCTGGTCTGAATGCCGACAGGCATCGTTTACCTACCGCAAGAGCAAACGCTTCAGGGAGTGGGCTGGATTTGGAATTGTCACTGAATCGAAGCCTAACGATGATATCGTCGACATTCTAGGGTTTTTGACGTTCGAAATCGTGCAGACTCTGACGGAAGAGGCcctcaaggtcaaggaacgTGAAGATCGCGAGAAAACCCGTCGTGGGGGGTCGGAAAATGGAGCGGAGGACACCAAGAAACGCAAGCGCGAGACTGGACTTTTCGACCCTCCGGAAGAAGGCCGCACCCCGGTCGAGCCGAGACATATTCGCGAGGCATATCGCAAACTACAAGCCACGCCTAATAAGAACATTGCGATGCTCCTACACAACGGCCGCTTACCAGCGCGGACGCCTCTTAGACTG ATCTAA
- a CDS encoding uncharacterized protein (COG:S;~EggNog:ENOG410PPF2) encodes MPVYMLYGFRWPRAGFTGIRVYIVLNNLEDATAEYVQKPITNKLLLESFSKTEPDIASNLPELRFVEQYDPEDESHDAVSKPYAYVGAKVISIPEEGSQNAGSSWNADIFQENPLDPAGTKALAEFRDKYAAGERIGWWIVYNGDPERYFPQNEDDIMEEDEDYYDDDSYDRSVSSIGAPSTPTLRIPESFTRFFSKRSS; translated from the exons ATGCCGGTCTACATGCTCTACGGTTTCCGATGGCCACGGGCTGGCTTCACCGGCATCCGAGTTTACATCGTCCTGAACAATCTAGAAGACGCAACGGCCGAGTACGTCCAGAAACCAATCACGAATAAATTACTGCTGGAATCGTTCAGCAAGACGGAGCCGGACATCGCCTCGAATCTTCCCGAACTGCGCTTTGTCGAACAGTACGACCCCGAGGACGAGAGCCACGACGCTGTCAGCAAGCCTTATGCGTATGTTGGCGCGAAGGTGATCAGTATACCTGAGGAAGGGTCGCAAAATGCAGGGAGTTCTTGGAATGCAGATATTTTTCAGGAGAACCCGCTAGATCCGGCTGGCACAAAGGCGCTGGCTGAGTTTAGGGATAAAtatgctgctggggagaggATTGGGTGGTGGATTGTTTATAATGGGGATCCCGAACGGTATTTTCCCCAGAACGAGGATGATATtatggaggaggatgaagactaTTACGACGACGACAGCTATGATCGGTCTGTATCTTCGATCGGCGCGCCATCAACGCCCACG CTCCGGATTCCCGAGTCTTTCACGCGTTTCTTCAGCAAACGGTCCTCATGA